A stretch of DNA from Camelus ferus isolate YT-003-E chromosome 18, BCGSAC_Cfer_1.0, whole genome shotgun sequence:
GCCTAATGCATACTCTTTGCAGAgatctctggtgatagctctgTTTCAGGAACAGACCCTAGATCTAAATTTTGTAGGCAGTTTGGGGGAaaggtcaaagtttcttcttGAGTTGTTTAGGCCTTCAtccttttcagttcaaaataatccatGTGCCAGAGAGtcattttggggtggcaagtttTGCTCCCCTACACTGGTGACAGCTAAAATCTGGGTTTCCCCCACTAACTCTACTCTTTCAAAACTGCTCTTGCCAATGTCACGAAGGTCATTACGGAAAATGACAATAGCTAGTATAGGAAACAAATCCTGAAATCTCAGCAGCTTGACAAGATGAAAGTTTAATCTCTTCATGTTACGGTGCAATGCAGGTGGGTGGAGAGGGCACTACTCCACGCAATCACTTAGGGTCCCAGCCTCCTTCATCTTAAAGACCTGTTACTTGAAAGCTGGATTTGCCTCTTGATAGGTATTGAGCTGATAGAAACAATCAAGCCAAAGATCAGGGGAAGGGTTTGTTATTaattgcagcaagtaaggaggaCACCGGGGATCCCTCCCAGAGCAGTGTCTCCCagaacagcaaaactggggaacTTTTAAGCTAGGAggacatgcatattcatgaaagggctggagcagaggagaattcagcacaGAATTAGGACAAAGGTCAACAGAGTCCAAGTCTTAATTGATTGAAGTCAGAGGGTCATCATCAGTCCATCCGCCACCATGGTTCCTGCTAAACTCAAAGATATATCACTATGCATTTCCCTTGAGGAGGAACGAGGACTGTTTTTATCACCACACTATTGCTTGACTACTTTTTCTCTGTTCCTGCAtcctttgttcccttaagatcattgaTCACCAAGACGTGATCTAGGGCaagccaggcttagatcacaaaatggcttaggccaaaatGGCTTCTTTTATGTCCCCCCTCgcccaaaaaaaagagaaagagagaaaggagccaAGGCTGGCTCTTTTCCTCCAGGGACCCCCACCCTATCTGCCTACACTCTCCTCTGGGTGCTTGGAACCCCCTCCACAGAGGATCGTATAGGAGGAGTTGATGGTTCAGGTCTGGAAATGGAGCATGTCACCACCACCCACATTCTTGGCTAGAGTTTGGCCACATAGCCTCACCTACACGTAAGGGAGGCTGGGACACGTATTCTAACTCAGGAAGAAGAGGCAATCTTGGCATCTGGTGAACACTCTCAGGGTCTACCTCAGCCACCAAATGCCTCCATGTCCCTACATCCAGTGCTCACTTCTTAAGCCTCATTGTACACCACCTATCAGCAACACTGGGCGATGTTGGCTATCCCCTATCTTCTTGAAACACTCTATTCTTGGCATCTTTACCTTTCTCTGGGTTTTCTCCAACACTCCTAGACGCTCCTCTTCCACCCTGAAGTGTTGGAGGTCCTCAAGCTGGATCCTcagtcctctcctctcctctttctcttctctgagcaATCTCACCTGTGTCAGATGCTTCAACCACAGCAGGTTACTCTCATGACCTTGAGTCTGTCTCCAGCCTGGCTTCCCTCCTGAGCTCAAGACTCTGGCATCAAACAGCCTCCTGGATGTCTTCATATAGATATCTCAAACTCAACATTCTCAAAGTGTTAATATCCTCTTcaccccaaacctgctcctcttcctgtgTTCCTGAACTGTGAACTGCACCATCAACTCTGGATATCAGCTTCCTATCTGGATGACTGCAACAGTCTCCCAAATGCTGCCTGCCCAAACTATGATCCTTTACAAAGGTTCTCTAGGCTTGTGCTTCTGAAATTTCAGCTGCATAGAAATCACCCAGAGAgtctgttaaaatgcagaatccTGGGCTCCACTGCCATCCTATCCCCCAGCAATTTGATTCAGATTTAATTGGTCTAGGGTAGAgctcaagaatttgcatttctaaaatcaaaacaatgaggtatcatctcatatcagtcagaacggccatcattaagaagtctacaaataataaatgctggacagagtgtggagagaaaggaaccctcctacactgttgatgggaatgtaaattggtgaacctactatggaggacagtacagaggttccttactaaaatgaaaataaacttaccatatgatccagcaatcccactcctgggcatatatccagagaaaactataatttgaaaagacgcATGCATCCTTAATGTTCagaacagcactatttacaacagctaagacatggaagaaacctaatgtccattgacaggtgactgcataaagatgtggtatatatatacaatggaatgttactcagccaaaaaaaagaaaaagaaaaaagaaataatgccatttgcaccaacatagatggacctagagattatcatactaagtgaagtaagtcagacagagaaagacaaatatcacatgatatcacttacatgtggaatctaaaaaagcatacaagttttatttacaaaccagaaatagattcacggacatagaaaacaaacaatggttATCACAGGGGAAGTAGAGGGgaagataaattagaagtttgggattagcagatacaaactactatatataaaatagataaacaacaagatgtactgtatagcacagagaactattttcaatttcttgtattaagctataatggaaaagaaactgaaaatatatgtacgtatatgtataactgaatcgctttgctgtacacctgaaactaacattgtaaatcaactacacttcaataaaagataaaactaaaaaaaaaattttttttttgcatttctaacaagctcccctAAGGCCCTCCCCTGGAGCAATCCAAGCTAATGATGTTGACACAGCTGCGCAAGTCTGTGGACCATACTTTGAGGAGCAAGGCTCCCTGCATTGTCCAATTTGGAGGCCACTAGCACAGatggctatttaaattatttaaataaatttaaaaattctttcctcaGTTGCACTAGACACATTTCAAGCGCTCAACAGTCACCTGAAcaacatatattataaaacatttccatcaccgaAGAAAGTTCCCCTGGACAGCGTTGTATGGATCTTGgtgactgttttaaaaataaaggctgaTCCTAGTTCCCTCTTTGGTCTGCAGGAATTCAGAGGCTCCTGCTGCCTAAAAGCTCATGCTTTGGGGAAGCATTAAGGACGTCAGGAGCCGGGAGGGCACAGATTCGGTCCTCAACTCTGATACCTTGAAAACAGCTTGGAAAAGTCTGAGATCTCCCCAGGCTGGAGGCGGGCCATGAACTTTGAGCTCATTGGCTAGTGGTGGAGGGGGCGGGTTGTCAGCGCATTCCTTTGATTGGATATTTGTCTCTTAGCGGAAAGCCAATCATCCAATCATCGAGGGCAGTGGAAGCGAGGGTCAGTCTTACTGTACAGGCCCAGCCGCAAGTTTCGGCGCCCACCTACCCACCTGGCAGGTCAGATTGGCGGTGAGTTCTGACCTTCTATCGCCTTAGAGGCCCTTCTGCCCTGGAAGCCCGCTCACAGTGGCCGGAGGTAGAGAGGTGGGGGCAGATCCTCCCTCCCGCCATAGGGaacaccccttccccttcccgCCTCCCTGAGCTCCCAGGTGTCTACCCTCGCGCTCTCTGTGCTGAGTGACCCCGACTGTGAATCGGATTGCATTGTGCCGGTGGCCGGGAGAGGTCGCGTCCTAACAGCCTCCTCTGCTGGGGAtgatgggtgggaggggaggagagtgaggatTAAGGTGGGCCTCAGGACATGGAGGCCGGTACCCACAGGAGGATGGCTCAAGAGGAGGGCAAGAGCCTGCCCGAGGTGCAGGCACGAGTCAGAGCCTCTCATGGCATCACCGACCTGACCCACAAGCTCCAATTCTATGACCACTGGGCTCCGGACTATGACCAGGTAAACCCGCCAGGATCCactcctctgcctctctcagcTCACCTGGCCTcaattttcctatctgtaaagCCGGAATAGTAAGCCTTGCATCATCCTAGGGCGATGAATGTGACAGGGAGGTGAGATCTGGGTGCAGTCCTGCAGTCCCATCTCCTCTCGGACTGGCTCCTCGTTAGCCTACACACAGTGGCCCTGCACTCTAACCAACTCTAGCATTCGAGATTGGCAGCCCCTAGAGATCCAGGGCCAAGACCTTTCCACCCTGGGACTGCAGTCCAAGCAGAGGGGCTGCCTAGAGGAGGTGCCACTGAGAGGTTACTTTGGACTAAGCAGAGAGCAATGCTGAGGCACACAGAAAGGGCACCATCAGTGAGCTGGGGGCTACTCTCCAGTCCCCGCCCCTTGGCAGAGGAAAGCACTTCATGCCTGGGTCTCCCCTCACTGTAgtcccagcaggccctgggccccCAACACACAAACAGAACTTGGTCTGGCAGTCCACAAGGAGGTCACTCAAACACGGGCACAGGGTGGTTGTTGGCTCAACACTCTGTCCCCAGGATGTGGCCACGCTGCAGTACCGTGCCCCCCGCCTCGCAGTGGACTGCCTCACCCAAGCCCTTCCGGGCCCACCCCACACTGCCCTGATCCTGGATGTGGCCTGTGGCACCGGCCTAGTGGCTGCAGAGGTGAGGCCATCATGGATTCCCTGCCCTCCCTTCAGCCCCCACTTGCTCAAAATTCCTCTTACCCCTGGCCCCAGATCTCTGCCTACCCCTTCAGACTCACTGCTCCCACACTTGGCCACATCCACTGTAGGGCACGCTGTCCTCCTTGAGGTTCAGGGACCCAGCTGGGACGTGGCCAGTGTGAACTGTGACTGAGTTCCCCTACCCCAGCTGCAGGCTCGGGGCTTCCTCCAGCTGCATGGGGTGGATGGGAGCCCAGGAATGCTGAAACAGGCCCGGGTCCGCGGCCTCTACCAGCACCTCAGCCTCTGCACCTTGGGCCTGGATCCTCTGCCCAGCGATGAAGGTACTTCTCCTCCCTCTTCGATACCCTAAGGCCTACCCACCCTCTGACTGAATCCACCTGACAGAGGCCCTCTCTTTTGCCAAGATTCTATCCCCCTTGCTGAGCCCTCCACGAGCCTCCTCCCACACTGAGCCCCTAGTCCCCTTCTGAACCCCCCAGTGCCTCTTGGAGACGCTCTCTCTGAGCCCTCCATCTCATGATCTGATCTCAGCCCAGGACTGGGCCACACCTGCCATATCCCCCACAGGGTCTGTTTCCCACAGACACCAGTGGCAGGCCTGGTCCCTCCCCAGGTCCCACCATGGGTACCGTCCTCCAGGGTACTCTGAGTCCACACTGAAGACCAGCCAACACACCATATCCACACCCCCACACAGGGACCTTTGATGCAGTACTGATGGTGGGTGCCCTCAGTGATGGCCAGGTGCCCTGCAGTGCAATACCTGAGCTCCTGAGAGTTACCAAGCCAGGTGAGAAGCAGCCCatccaaccacacacacacaccttcccttccccacacccacAGACACAAGCCTCAGAAATCCTCAGGCCAAGTGAGGGGTACGGTCGCACCCAGGATCACAGCCTAGCATCCCAGCCACCAGCTGGCAGCGCAGGCTCAGCCTCACCTGCCAGCATCAGCAGACCCAGGCAAACAGGCTGGATGGACAGGTGGCCAACTTGCTTATTCATtgggaaaacagaaacaactccactctcctctccagcctctgttttctcacctatagGCAGAGTGGCACCATCCCTTCCCCGTAGGATTGCAGTGAGAATTGGGTAAAATAGAGTCTGTAAGGTCTGTGTTTCagtcctggcacatagtaggggctcagTTCAGTTCCTTCATCTTCTAGCTTCCTCACTAACTCAGGGACAGCTGTTAGGTGAGTCTCTTTATCGtttgtggcctcagtttcctcatctgtgaaatggggccatTCAGGTGAGTTGATGGATGTGAGCACTTTTCTGTAGACTCCACACAGAGGGCTTAGGTGCAGGTGAGGATTGTGTTTAAGGTGCTCCTACTGTGTGCCTTGCCCCATGCTtgcctctgccctggggagaAGGTACACACCCCACCCACCACGCCATGGGTAGGGGTCAGGGGAAATGACCAGGCCAGAGGTGGGCCCACAGGACTGTGTGTGTGCTcagtacaccgagaatctagagAAGGAGGCATTTCTGatagctggggtgggagggaggggcagtcCTCACAGGAACACAGCCCAAGCGAAGTCACAGGCAGAAAGATAGGAGACTGACAGAGTATGAGGGTCATGAGGCTCAGGACAGGTCCTCGCTGCAGAACAGAATCTGGAAGCCCCGAAGGTGCCCCTATCACAGCAAGATTgcatctcctccctgccccactcacCCCTGCCAGGCCCAGCAGGTGTAGTCAGGCCTCATCCTCAGGAACCACAGAAGCTGCCAGATTCAGGGACGTTGGTGATGTCAGAGAGAAATAGCAGCCAGGTCCAGGAGGATAGGAAACTTACATTATCTGAACCAGTAAGAACCAGGCCTCCTCACCCAGCATGTACTTGCCAGGCCCCTTAGCCAGCCAAAGAACTCTTTGCCTGTCCACGTGTCACAGGCTCCCCTGCTTCAGaacctttcctttccccactccTCCAGCAGCTTCttaccccttcctccaggaagccttccagacGTTAGTCTCTCCTAAGAGTATCTGAGCCTGCACTGGGTGTACTGTAGGTGCCTAAAGAGACCTGGAGTGATGAGGTCATTCATTCGTTCAGCCAGCGCTTACTGACTGTGCCGGCCTTCCCATGAGACAGGGATAATCATCCCACACTACcagctgggaaactgaggctccaagaggtgAAGGGACATACCCAAGGTCCAAAGCCCATGTGTGTTCAGACACAGCCATATCCTCCAACAGAGGGCTGGGTGAGCAGTGA
This window harbors:
- the METTL27 gene encoding LOW QUALITY PROTEIN: methyltransferase-like protein 27 (The sequence of the model RefSeq protein was modified relative to this genomic sequence to represent the inferred CDS: inserted 2 bases in 1 codon) translates to MEAGTHRRMAQEEGKSLPEVQARVRASHGITDLTHKLQFYDHWAPDYDQDVATLQYRAPRLAVDCLTQALPGPPHTALILDVACGTGLVAAELQARGFLQLHGVDGSPGMLKQARVRGLYQHLSLCTLGLDPLPSDEGTFDAVLMVGALSDGQVPCSAIPELLRVTKPGGLVCLTTRTNPSNLRYKEALEATLDRLEQAGVWERLVAWPXWTGGNWPPRSSSWGLAPLTAMASSPASSTCTANRRQVEGASPSTSPPAGL